TTCTGTCCGATCAGAGTGATTTCCTTAACATCATTTCTAGTGAGCTCTCTAACCTCACCCACTATCTCCCTGGCCGGCCGCGACCTTTCTCGTCCGCGAGTGTAAGGAACGATGCAGTAGGAACAGAAGTTATTGCAGCCCCTCATAATGGGAATGAACGCGGAAATGGCATCTGGTCGGGCATTCAGATCGCCATAAGTTTCTGACTGCCGCACCTCGGTCAGCACAACAGACCGCCGCGATTTTGTGTAGCTTCTGATCAGCTCCGGGAGGTCCCTGTAGCAGTCAGGCCCAACGACAAGGTCAACACAGGGTGCATCCTGGATAACTTTTGCACCTTTCGACTGGGCAAGGCATCCAATGATCCCAATCACCAAGTCAGGGTTTTTCGCCTTCAAGTTCGTCAGATTGTTCGCCCGTCCGATGGCTCTCGCCTCGGCGTGCCGTCTGACCGAACAGGTATTCAACAGAATCAGGTCTGCATCCTCAGGATTGTTCGTCTCCTCATAGCCATCTTTAGCAAGCAGACCCTTCACAATTGACGAGTCATGCTTGTTCATCTGACACCCATACGTTTTGATATAGAATCTTAGGGCCGATTTTTCATAACTCTTTTTGAATTCTCGGCTTGGCATTTTTGTTTTCCCTCGAAAGACAAAACAGACAAGTCCTTCGATTCACGAGCTCGTTCACTCAGGACAAGTGCTGAGCGAGCAATTTGAATCAACACCCCTTGAATCAAACGTCACCGTAATTGCGAATCGAAGCACTAGCTACCTTCTTTTCATTTCTGTCAACTCTTTATCATTACTAAGAGCATCTTGAACCTTTTGGTTGCCTGCAAAGCATGTGGTTTATGGGCAGGCATAATAATCATCTGGCCTGATTTTACTGTAGAAGGAACGCCTTCTATAGTAATTACTGATTCACCATCCAGAATATATACTAAAGCATCAAATGGAGCTGTATGCTCACTTAATCCCTGGCCCTCATCAAATGCAAATAGGGTTACTATCCCGGTTTGTTTTTTTATAATTTCCTTGCTCACAACTGCACCATTTTGATAGTCAATCATTTCAGCTAAATTGCGAACATCCATATTATGTCTCTCCTATTTTGTTACTCGTTGGATCTCCATAAGAAAGGGCTTTTATTTTTCCATCCATGATCTCAAAGCCGGCTTTCCTCAATGGGAAGGGCGCTCAATGGCTTCATGATATTCAGCATCTATGTTGATATCCCACAAGTTATATGGGCTACCGGGAAGGCGCAAGTAGTTACGAGCAGCCAGGATCCCACTCATAATAGAATGATCTTGATTGTTGTACTTGTGCATCCCCGCACGGCCAATCGGTTGGAGATTAGTAAATTCATCTATTGTTGACTTCAGCAAATCATAATGCGGCTGAAAACCAATATAGGTCATAGGGTAAGCTTCTGGCTCCCGCACGACCCATGACCTTTCCACTGACTTCTTTTTAACTAAACCTATCCTGTCCAATTCAGTAAG
This genomic stretch from candidate division TA06 bacterium harbors:
- a CDS encoding cupin domain-containing protein, which codes for MDVRNLAEMIDYQNGAVVSKEIIKKQTGIVTLFAFDEGQGLSEHTAPFDALVYILDGESVITIEGVPSTVKSGQMIIMPAHKPHALQATKRFKMLLVMIKS